Within Rhipicephalus microplus isolate Deutch F79 chromosome 9, USDA_Rmic, whole genome shotgun sequence, the genomic segment GAACTTTTGAATGCACAGGAATAGGAAGTAGACATAGAAAGCCCTTACTGGGGATATGCAAAACATATTATGCAGATATGTAGGCATTAAACAGGACATACACGTAAAAGACATAATAAAACAGATGTAATAGGCACAGCAAAACGACGGACCTAATCATAGACTAGTGAGGGTAACAACTGCTCTATCTGAAGAGAAGAAGAGCGAAATTAGACACTAAAATAGAGGCCAACCCAGATGTAGTTGGAATAAAAACACACGAGCTTATAATTGCCCTCAACAACAAGTGGAAAGCTGTAAAATCATAGGCCAACGACATCTTCAGCCTCAAGACAACAAGAGGAAAATCAGCCACAGGCCAACCTAGCAGAAGTCAAAATAAAAATGCACGAGCTTAGAATTGCCTTTGGCAATAAATTCAAAGCAAAGAGAGGAAAAACGAGAAAACAGACACAGAGGCAATGAACAAAACCATTACTTCACTGACATCTGAAGCAGAAATTTAAGGCTGTAAACCACCAAGGCAGAAAGTAAGCGAAATTTCCCGAGTGACGAGAAACATAATGAAAAACAAGGACACTTGACACACAATAATAAAAATAGGCTTAGCTAAGTTAACAAAGCTTCTCATCAAGAACTCTAATCACACAGAATTACAACGTAAATGAGATCGAGACACCACCCAAGCTACTTAAAGGGAACTGCTTATAAAGGACCAAAATGTACACACTGAAACAAACAGGGCAAACGTGTTAGAAAATTCAATGAGATTATGACGGCAACTGAAAACATCTGCTCTGAACTGTACGGATCAAAGATAAGTAATTACTGTTGAAATGAAATCCCAATAGGACAAAACACTACAGTTCATCATGTACGGTACTTGGGGATTCAAACGCAACATCAATTTTTTGGGCATAACTGGTATGCACACCTGCTTGAAATAACCACGTCATGTCGTGATATAGTCTCTAAGAATAATTTTGGCTCTTATATACACGTCCTAGTCAAAATTACGCCAATATGACCTTAACTTAACCCAGTGTCAACAAAAGTATGTGCGTTACTGAGACCATAATTCCTGCATTTCAATCCATGAGTACTGTACCTACAGACTAGGTTAAGAGGCCATACCACACATGCATCATAGAAAAACGGAAGGAAAACACAAAAGAAATGAGGCATACACACTATTTTACATTGGTTGTAGCAGCCTGCTTTCCAATGCTACGACTACCAGTTTTTGCATCTTTAGCTTCATCATCTGCCAAACGCATATTCTCTTTCCGCAGAAGAATGTTAATTCTGGTTTTAAAAAATGCTCTCAGCCACCTCTCCTGAATGTTGTGGCAAGGTGGAAAACAATTGACAGCTTGCACACTGTCATAAGTGGTGGCCACAAGTTGATCAATCGTAACTTTATTGCACAGAAGCTTGTTGCTATTCACTCTAAACATATTCTCAGCTGTTTCGAGCAAATGAAGTACTGCTGGCCTTGGTGATACGAGCTTGCTGTCATCAGTGTAAGATTTTAACTTTGTGAGCACACTAGCTTCGTTCGACACTGTGGCAGTTTTGCACTGCTCACAAATCCCTGTGTGCTTTGCAACACTCTTCACCACAAACCCAGCAAGGTCAATAAAAGACTCATGCTCCATCATGCTTATGTCGAGAAGATCACTGGGATATTCAACAGCTTCTGTATCATTGCTGTTAGGAGCTCTTGCGTGGCAATTTTCGATTCCAACTAGGGGAGGAGCATCGTTGATAGCATAGCTTCCACTTCTACTGGGCCGAAAAAACTGTGACAAAGTAGCAGCTCGAATAGCACTACGAAATTGAAGAGCTTTTGGTACTGCATTGTTCGTCCTCAGAGTGGAGAACGAATTCTTAAGAGCATCTTGGGCAAATCGgctgagcaaaacaaaaaagaagccctTCTCATTAAGGTAATAATGCTGCAGTTCCAATGCACCTTTACACACCAAAATTATGCCCGTCTGCACAGGCTTCCACAGGTGTTTTGATGGGGAGCCTATCTTCAGATCTGTAAAAAGAGTTACCATATCCTTTAAAAAAATCAGTGAGTCCTCATATTTCTGAACTTGCTGATGCCAAGCTTCGTTGTACGTGATGTCAGTACTTTGAACCACCTATAAATGGTTTCTATGAACCATGCTGTTGTCAACGCATCTTAGGGCAAATCTCCCCTTTCGACCAGGAAACGTAGTGCAGCTGCAGTATCGTGATTTAGCAAGGAAAATGCAGGCCCCACTTTCATTTTCTCATAGTGTCCTGGGTCCAAGAAAGATGGTTTCGAGTGCGGTGCTATGTTTAATTGCAGTTCAGAGTCTATTTCTACCAGCTTCTGAATCGGCACAAGGTTAACCTCATTCGAAGGCAGCTTGTGCTTTTCGACCACATTTTCGGGAAGGAAAATCAATTGACCACGTGTGAGGTGGTTCCTCAAGTTCTTAGCAAATGTGCGGTGTCTGCCATAAAATAAAGCTTGCGATTTTGGTCAACAGGataacaacaagaaactcttgaCACAGAATGCTTTCCCACAACTATGCCAAATTCTCTCCAGAGTGCCATAATCCCACCACCCATGTCGCTAACGACTGCATCTATACGAACCCCGATTGTTTcacattcctgaataatttcaaTCAACTGTTCTTGAACTGCAGCACTGCTGAACGAGTTTCCAGTAAGATGATAAGCAACTGTCTGCTTCCATATTTGTGTAACCCCACCCAGCATGAAAACAAGTCCATGTGTTGCCACTGCAGCATGTGGCAGAGAACCGTCGGCCAAAGGTGAAGTGGGCCTTCCAATAACAGTGCCAGTCGTTTGGTCAAACGCAAGCCCTGAGCTCAACTGAATTTCATCGAGTATCAGAACTGCATGCCTCTTATGCTCCTTCATGGTGGTTATCTGAAATATGCAACATGCATTATTCACCAAAGGCAATAATAAAGACATTTAAAATACAATGCTTTTCAAGAACAAACAGGCAGTGCACAGTGCAAGCTGTATTTCGATGTTTGCATGCAAGAAGATTATCACCTATTGAAATTTATGTAGAATTGTGCCTAGTTAGAGGACCTGAAGTCATAAGTGAAGGAAAGGTGAGAATATGTTGTGGAAACTTTATGAATTGCCGCTAAAACGTGCACGACAAAGAGCGCAGTGACAGGCACTAACACTGATACTATCAACACATGAAAGCCTAATAAATATTAGGGTTTACGTGCGAAAACCATGATACGATCATGAGacatgccatagtggaaggctccggaaaagGCTTCACCTTTTGCTCAAGGTGTACTGCTGAAAGAGATGCTCACGAGAATAAATGTAACAAATATATTCAGCTATACCATCCTTTCTCCTTTAAAGCAAGGGACTTCAGAACCTCATGTAAAATTCCTGGTGAGATCTTGTAGTTTTCAACACGACGTTGTAAAGTTATTTCACTCGGAAGAGGTACAGCAAGCTCCCTGACCGCATTGTAGCCTCTGGATCCACATGCCAAACGGAGCTTGAGGCCTTTCTGTATAGTCTCTGTAGACCATTGCTTCCCTCGCATACTGGAAGTCCACATGCCTTGCAGTTGATCTGGTGACAGGTACTTCTTGATGTTTCGCGTGAGATCATGGTTTCTACGGTTTGCTCTGCTTTTCTGTTGTTGCAGTGTAGCAACTTTCCGCTTCATGTTGTTCAAGCACTCTTCCAATGTAGCTATTCTTTTGTGAAGGGCAGCTACTACTGCTTGATCAGCATCCCAACTACTTGAACTGGAGCCTGCAAAGCACAGATTGAGCAGGAAGTGACAAGAGTTTGAAAATTTCCCTATTTAACCCAGACTAGCATGTGAGGGAGAACCATAAGgatttaaagaaacaaaaaaaacagtgccACTCCATATTATTCAGCAGAAAAGTGTAAGCGTAACTCTTTGAGAACACAACAGTGGTTTTAAGAAACAGCATAAGCTGACACTGTTGCTAAATGAACAGGGACAAATGGAGCTGCGCAGAACCCGCAATGCATGCAGCAGAACtattttttttggtgggggcgtGTCCTTGATCCGAAATAGAGGCAGGACAGTCAAGTGTAATCACGTCTCACTTTGTACTCTGCGTGTGAAGGCAGAAAgacattttgggagcagcaagtGTCCGGTGTACCACCTCCTAGCTATGCAAATAGTTAGTAATGAATAAAGACATGAATATATGTCACGTACTCTCGGTTATGACGTAgggttatcactggcggtggctaTTTCATACAAAGTGGGGAGAGTGCCATGGTTCCAGTGTTGTAGCTTTTTTTGACAGAGTTGCTACAAGACGGCAGCTGATTGCGTGTCACAAGTGATAGTGTGATGATGTTGCGCAGTAAGTAGCAGTGTGCTATGCATTACTGTACACAAAACACAGCTTACATGTTCCTCCAATAAACTTACGTTGTGTGCGACTACTGTCGCTTTACAAGGATGAGCATaccagcaaaagaaacaaaacagggcACCAGTACTTGGAGCGCATTGTTACTATTAAATGCACCAATATATCAATCTGTTATGAGCGTGCACGTAATTTCCTGTAGGCGGCGATGTGTATATTGCATAGTGTGTGAGAACAGTAGCAATGAACACTTACCGGTGACATCAGCTGTGCCCTCAGCAGACAGAAATCCTCCACGGGCAGCACAAAAGTTCTGCTGAGCTGTAAATGACGAATAATCTTATTAGTAGTACTGAAGACCGGTAGAGTCACCAAAGCTTTAAATTAGCACAGTTGCAGCACAGTCAATGAGGGATGGCCAGTgactaaaattaaaaaaatgtatATGATACTGAACAGAAATTTCACTCACACTCAACAGGCACAGTCAAAGCTTGAAATGGCTGACAGCTCGATTCATGGGTGGTTTCCACACCTGCGCACATATGATAGTTTGAACCAACAAAACCATCTGGCAGACACATGCCTATACAAATCATGAAAAGTAGCACTCACCTGCTGAACAAGCTGTTGAACAAGCTGGCACTGCGTCACATTCGGAACTTGAAGGTGCATCTGCAACATGAGATCAACAATAAATTATGTGACATTTCAAAGCAACATGTCACTGCCATTACCTTCTAGAAAGTCCGATGGTGCTGAATCAGTGGCAGTGTGACCTAAAAAAGATAAAGACAAATTGAAGAAGATCATCATCTCTGTTACATCGCATTTTGGCAAACAAGCATCAACACTACTTGAAGCATTTACAATACGCACAGGTGCATTACAAGTTTTCAGTTATAAGGATGCATGCCAAAACCCAAGCGACAATGCTTTCAATCTTGCAATGTGCTGAACATCATACTGCGGAGCAAAATGTTGTGCATCTGCAGCACACCCTACAGACATGATTGTAAAATATATAAACCAATGGATACAAGTTACAAGCCGTTACAATGCTTCGACTACATGCAGCATGTGTGTTAGCTACGTTACCTTGTGAAGAACCTAACCCTGCTTGAGTGGCATCACTGTTTGCTCCATAGCCTGCAAATTCTAAAACATCAATGAAGAGATAAAGCACGTTTGTAATTACGGTTAAGAACTCACTATCAACAGCAGCTGGTGTCAGAAGCACATTCGTAGCTGATGGGCAGTGTGTCTCTTTGGCTTCTGCATAATCCAAACATGTATTAATGATAACGAAGAGGGAAAAGGCGTGAGATGTGCTTAACCGTCAACTCACCATCAACAAGAGCAGCTGCTGTTAGTAGTAGATTAAGGCCACAAGAAGAGCGGGCTGAATCATTGCATTctggagaataaaaaaaaatgcattaattATACCAAAGAAAAGCCATTAGCTATACACAAACAGTGCACAACACCTATATGCAAGACGACATGTTTCAGGTTAGTGAAAGGCTGAGAAGTAATTAtgggtgatgcagaaaacaatgaAGACGGACTAAACATTCTCCAGTTTTTTAACGCGATTGGCTTACCTGACGTTTGCAAATGCTCTTGACTGAAGATCGTAGGCGCCGCGTCTCTTTTCAACTTTTTAGTACCAAACTTGCGCAGCAGTATCGGCTCGAATTGGTCCGCAGTGAAGTGGTCCTAGGTAAGGAAATATTCGCGGCTACTGTTACACAATGAAACAGCTCGCTCTAAAAGAAACTAAAATACCCTTTAGTGTCAACACGTACACGACTACGCACTGTTTGCCACATTCTCTTTTCACCAGACTAGCAAACGGTGCGTACAGTATGTAGAAATACGCACCATTTAGCCTTGCGTGTCCTTATTTCAACCACAGAGCTTCTGAATACTGAGCGCGCTGGAGCATATGCTTAAACGAAATGATGCGACATTGAGGTCGCTGCCCACGCCTTTATACATAAAGTCCTTACacccatacacacatacacgcgggAGTCATTTAACTATACGTCGGCCAATAAACAAAGTTTAGTTTTGCACTCGAATGTATCCATTACATTTACTTTGTAACATAGTCGACGATTATTTCTGGATCAaacaagtaataataataataatattatctggcgtttaacgttccaaaaccacaatttggttatgagagacgcctttttggagggctacggaaatttcgaccacctggtattcAATAACGTGCATATAATGCTAAGTACACAGGCccgaacatttccgcctcaatcgaaaatgcagccgccgcggtcggCATGGATCAAGCCAGATACGCAACGTTTACACGGCAATAAACGCGGTACGCGTTTCAACTGGCATGCACGTTTAGCATCGACGCGGTTACACTCTTTGTGTGATGCTCGAGCTTGACATCACCGCAACACTGTAAACACGAATACAAGCGAAACGATAGAGTTTAGCTCgccggtactcacctcacaaagccGCGACGATACAGGGTCCAAGTCAGTCCTTCCGATACGCGGGAGCCACACTTCTTGCCGAGCGGCATTGTCTTTTCCTCGCGGAAGCGAAAATAGCTTCTTTCCTCTGCTGTACCTGCTTTTGCAACCACTGGCACAGCAGGTCGGCATCCCGAAACGTGCAGGATTATCGTGCACACACTCACGCGCGGTCGAACTCCGGCTACACAACAATACCAAGCGCGCACGCCTAGCCACAAACAAACACCAcgaaagtggacaaacaaaatggcgtttgcgataccttcacaaaggctagtgcgtcatgctgcagattcttaGCACCGCCGAGTTTATTACACAGAAAGCAGTGGCGCTGCCATCAAGAGCGTCACCGCTGAGCGCGTCTGCATGCAAACGGTGGGCTATCGCGTTGAGTATTGCGTGCTTGCAGTGATGTCTTTTGCCACTGCATGCCACTTGCTTATATACACGTCACATCGTCGTACTTAACGTtactttttatatatttttttttctttctcaatcactCTTTTGGTGCATCGCCTAGAACCGCAGCGCCCAGATGCGCTTTAACGGAAACATGAGCACAAGCTCATCTTTGCGGCCAGGAGCCATACAGCCCCTCAACTAGCGTCGTTTCCTATCTGCAATGTACGCGAGGGGAGAGGAG encodes:
- the LOC142772331 gene encoding uncharacterized protein LOC142772331 gives rise to the protein MPTCCASGCKSRYSRGKKLFSLPRGKDNAARQEVWLPRIGRTDLDPVSSRLCEDHFTADQFEPILLRKFGTKKLKRDAAPTIFSQEHLQTSECNDSARSSCGLNLLLTAAALVDEAKETHCPSATNVLLTPAAVDSEFLTMHLQVPNVTQCQLVQQLVQQVWKPPMNRAVSHFKL